Proteins from one Carassius auratus strain Wakin linkage group LG28B, ASM336829v1, whole genome shotgun sequence genomic window:
- the LOC113067459 gene encoding noggin-1-like, producing the protein MDLPQGLVTVYLLLVSLAQCQHYYLLRPIPSDTLPLLELKEDPDPIYDPRERDLNETELRSALGDFDSRFLSVNPPQDRYTGNEDLEELDLQQQNPTGMMPKDIKNLDFDVQWGKKRKASKKLKRRLQMWLWSYSFCPVLYAWNDLGARFWPRFVRAGSCYSKRSCSVPEGMVCKPAKSTHITLLRWRCVQRRGALKCAWIPVQYPIITECKCSCAN; encoded by the coding sequence ATGGATCTCCCGCAGGGCTTGGTGACGGTGTACCTGCTCTTGGTGTCTCTCGCTCAGTGTCAGCACTATTATCTTCTCAGACCCATTCCGAGTGACACTTTACCCCTGCTGGAGCTCAAGGAGGACCCTGACCCCATCTACGACCCGCGAGAGCGGGACCTAAACGAGACCGAGCTGCGGAGCGCGCTTGGGGACTTTGACAGCCGCTTTCTGTCCGTCAATCCTCCTCAGGACCGCTACACCGGCAACGAGGATCTGGAGGAGCTGGACCTCCAGCAGCAGAACCCCACCGGGATGATGCCCAAAGACATCAAGAACCTGGACTTTGACGTGCAGTGGGGCAAGAAGCGCAAGGCCAGCAAGAAGCTGAAGCGCAGGCTGCAGATGTGGCTCTGGTCCTACTCGTTTTGTCCGGTGCTGTACGCGTGGAACGACCTCGGCGCGCGCTTCTGGCCGCGCTTTGTGCGCGCGGGGAGCTGCTACAGTAAGCGCTCCTGCTCGGTGCCGGAGGGAATGGTGTGCAAACCGGCCAAATCCACGCACATCACGCTGCTACGATGGAGATGCGTGCAGAGGCGAGGCGCACTCAAGTGCGCGTGGATACCGGTGCAGTATCCCATCATCACCGAGTGCAAATGCTCCTGTGCGAACTGA